One genomic window of Clostridioides sp. ES-S-0054-01 includes the following:
- a CDS encoding replication-associated recombination protein A, whose amino-acid sequence MPLADKIRPKTMNDVIGQSHIIGNGKILSKILQSNFLPNMIFFGPPGVGKTTVAEIIAERSNKSFYKINATNSSLEDIKKVISELGSINNINGVLLYIDEIQSFNKKQQQSILEFMENGSITLIASTTENPYHYVYKALLSRSTVFEFKPLEKIDIEKGLKRAVDVLNEDSYMDIECNKDAIEDIAILSDGDMRRALNILEMVVYSTKPNKNNITYIDSDVIKASTFNKIINYDKNGDSHYDILSAFQKSIRGSDPQASIHYLARLIKGGDLISICRRLLVIASEDIGLAYPNAIVIVKACVDSAMQLGFPEAKIPLAEATILLATSPKSNSACTAIMKAMDELDKEFVKDIPNSIKDAHYSGSKEIGRGCGYKYPHNFKNHYVKQQYLPDSIKDSIYYIPQENKTERNIKKYLEYLDSDF is encoded by the coding sequence ATGCCTTTAGCAGATAAAATAAGACCAAAAACAATGAATGACGTAATAGGTCAAAGTCATATAATAGGTAATGGAAAAATATTGTCTAAGATATTACAATCTAATTTTTTACCAAATATGATATTTTTTGGTCCTCCTGGTGTTGGGAAAACTACAGTAGCGGAAATAATAGCAGAAAGAAGCAATAAAAGTTTCTATAAAATAAATGCTACTAATTCATCTTTAGAAGATATAAAAAAGGTGATATCAGAACTTGGAAGTATAAATAACATAAATGGAGTCTTATTATATATAGATGAAATACAAAGTTTTAATAAAAAACAGCAACAATCAATATTAGAATTTATGGAAAATGGGAGTATAACCTTGATTGCTAGTACTACAGAAAATCCATATCATTATGTATATAAAGCTCTTTTAAGTAGGTCTACTGTATTTGAATTTAAACCTTTAGAAAAAATTGATATAGAAAAAGGACTAAAAAGAGCTGTTGATGTACTAAATGAAGATAGCTATATGGATATTGAGTGTAATAAGGATGCTATTGAAGATATAGCTATTCTTTCTGATGGAGATATGAGAAGAGCTTTAAATATTTTGGAAATGGTAGTTTACTCAACTAAACCTAATAAAAATAATATAACTTATATAGATTCAGATGTAATAAAGGCATCTACATTTAATAAGATTATAAACTATGACAAAAATGGTGATAGTCACTATGATATTTTAAGTGCATTTCAAAAATCTATAAGAGGAAGTGACCCACAGGCATCTATACACTATCTAGCAAGACTTATAAAAGGTGGGGATTTAATAAGTATCTGTAGAAGACTTTTGGTAATAGCTAGTGAAGATATAGGTCTCGCTTATCCAAATGCTATTGTGATTGTAAAGGCATGTGTAGATTCAGCTATGCAACTTGGATTTCCAGAGGCAAAAATACCACTAGCAGAAGCTACTATTCTTTTAGCTACATCTCCAAAATCTAATTCTGCATGTACAGCAATAATGAAAGCTATGGATGAACTGGATAAAGAGTTTGTTAAGGACATACCAAATAGCATAAAAGATGCTCATTATTCTGGTTCTAAAGAGATAGGTAGAGGTTGTGGATACAAATATCCTCATAATTTTAAAAATCATTATGTAAAGCAACAGTATTTACCAGATAGCATAAAAGATAGTATTTATTACATACCACAAGAAAATAAAACTGAGAGAAATATAAAAAAATATTTAGAATATCTAGATAGCGATTTTTAA
- the dprA gene encoding DNA-protecting protein DprA: MEKRDTYLWLKSISGITTKTIEIIENEIVNIEDIFDFSEKEIYNLKNISLNIRKNIVKYRGHAYLESIKELLYKKTIKYICQYDKEYPETLKNIYNAPKLLFYKGDIGLVNNNFNIAIVGSRKPTAYGINCAKTISCQLSQCGVNIVSGLAIGIDAYSHIGCMSGKSKTIAVLGSGVDNPLPKQNLHLSNKILENGGLLLSEYNINSTVAPYHFSNRNRIISGLSDGVVVVEAAIKSGALITVDFALEHGKNVFAIPGNINSQMSRGCHKIIKEGAKLIENIDDILNEYNIFNIINKKINQKYDNISLNAKSKQIIEAIKREGNLHIDSICDYTGIEIKYVNSIINELVLNELVVEMNNKTYSLNV; encoded by the coding sequence ATGGAAAAGAGAGATACTTATTTATGGTTGAAATCAATTAGTGGAATAACAACAAAAACAATTGAAATAATAGAAAATGAAATAGTAAATATTGAAGATATATTTGATTTTTCTGAAAAAGAAATATATAATTTAAAAAATATAAGCTTGAATATTAGAAAAAATATAGTAAAATATAGAGGTCACGCTTATTTAGAAAGTATAAAAGAACTACTTTACAAAAAAACAATTAAATATATTTGTCAATATGATAAAGAATATCCTGAAACTTTAAAGAATATATACAATGCTCCAAAGTTATTATTTTATAAAGGTGACATAGGTTTAGTTAATAATAATTTTAATATAGCTATAGTAGGTTCAAGAAAACCTACAGCCTATGGAATTAATTGTGCAAAAACAATAAGTTGTCAACTATCCCAGTGTGGAGTTAATATAGTAAGTGGATTAGCTATAGGAATAGATGCATACTCGCACATAGGTTGTATGAGTGGAAAATCTAAAACTATAGCAGTGCTTGGTTCAGGAGTAGACAATCCTCTTCCAAAACAAAATTTACATTTATCAAATAAAATATTAGAAAATGGGGGATTATTATTATCAGAGTATAATATTAACTCGACAGTAGCTCCATACCATTTTTCTAATAGAAATAGGATTATCAGTGGATTAAGTGACGGAGTAGTTGTTGTAGAGGCAGCAATAAAAAGTGGTGCATTAATCACAGTAGATTTTGCTCTTGAACATGGTAAAAATGTTTTTGCAATACCTGGTAATATAAATTCTCAAATGAGTAGAGGTTGTCATAAAATTATAAAAGAAGGTGCAAAATTAATTGAAAATATAGATGATATTTTAAATGAATATAACATATTTAATATTATTAATAAAAAAATAAATCAAAAATATGATAATATAAGTTTAAATGCCAAGTCTAAGCAAATAATTGAAGCTATAAAAAGAGAAGGAAACTTGCATATAGATAGTATTTGTGATTATACTGGTATAGAAATAAAGTATGTAAATTCAATAATCAATGAATTAGTACTAAATGAGTTAGTAGTAGAAATGAATAATAAAACGTACAGTTTAAATGTATAA
- the topA gene encoding type I DNA topoisomerase: MAKTLVIVESPAKAKTIEKFLGKSHYTVKASVGHVRDLPKSKLGVDIENNFEPQYINIRGKGDVIKELKKEAKKSKQVYLATDPDREGEAISWHLAHILNLDESEDCRIEFNEITKDAIKKAIKHPRNIDTNLVDAQQARRVLDRLLGYQISPILWQKLRKGLSAGRVQSVTTKLICDREKEIKAFIPKEYWTIDVEAKTAKDKDITLKFYGKNDEKIELENEEAVNEILREMEGKDLKVEKIESKSRRKSAPKPFTTSMLQQEGANKLFFTTKKTMMIAQELYEGIDIEGEGTVGLISYIRTDSKRISDEAKEKAKGYIVSNLGENYYKNAGDKKEKKDAKKVQDAHEAIRPTSVDRTPDSIKASLSKDQYKLYNLIWRRFVASQMEDSVFDILNVECKIGDIVFKATGSKMKFDGYTKVYNFSEREDKILPSIEKGDILNIENILPDQHFTQPPARYTEASLVKTLEELGIGRPSTYAPTIATILNREYVEKQGTSLCPTELGIIVTDILENNFHKFIDVDFTADMESKLDVIEEGNTDWKKIVSESYAPLKEAIEEALENIEKVNMDEETDEICENCGSNMVIKYGRFGKFMACKNYPDCKTTRPIMNKIGVKCPKCEEGDIILRKSKRGKAFYGCSNYPNCDFVAWNKPTGEFCEKCGSYMVEKVTKSETKTVCSNKECNKESKEHNDGKE, from the coding sequence ATGGCCAAAACATTAGTCATCGTAGAATCGCCTGCAAAAGCTAAAACTATAGAAAAATTTTTAGGGAAAAGTCATTACACAGTTAAAGCATCAGTTGGTCATGTCAGAGATTTACCTAAAAGTAAATTAGGTGTAGATATAGAAAATAATTTTGAACCTCAATATATAAATATAAGAGGAAAAGGCGATGTAATAAAGGAATTAAAAAAAGAAGCTAAAAAATCTAAACAAGTGTATCTAGCAACTGACCCTGATAGAGAGGGTGAAGCTATATCATGGCATTTAGCTCATATACTAAATCTAGATGAATCTGAAGATTGTAGAATAGAGTTTAATGAGATAACTAAGGATGCAATCAAAAAAGCAATTAAACATCCTAGAAATATTGATACAAATTTGGTTGATGCACAACAGGCAAGAAGAGTGCTAGACAGACTTTTAGGTTATCAAATAAGCCCTATATTATGGCAAAAGCTTAGAAAAGGTCTTAGTGCAGGTAGAGTGCAATCTGTTACAACAAAATTAATTTGCGATAGAGAAAAAGAAATAAAAGCATTTATTCCAAAAGAATATTGGACAATAGATGTTGAAGCAAAGACAGCAAAAGATAAAGATATAACTTTGAAATTTTATGGTAAAAATGATGAAAAGATTGAATTAGAAAATGAAGAAGCTGTAAATGAAATACTGAGAGAAATGGAAGGTAAAGATTTAAAAGTTGAGAAGATAGAATCTAAATCAAGACGTAAATCAGCTCCAAAACCATTTACAACAAGTATGCTTCAACAAGAAGGAGCAAATAAACTATTTTTTACGACTAAAAAAACAATGATGATAGCACAAGAATTATATGAAGGTATCGATATAGAAGGTGAAGGTACTGTTGGTCTTATATCATATATAAGAACTGACTCTAAAAGAATATCTGATGAGGCAAAAGAAAAAGCTAAGGGTTATATAGTAAGTAATCTAGGAGAAAACTACTATAAAAACGCTGGTGATAAAAAAGAAAAAAAGGATGCTAAAAAGGTTCAAGATGCCCATGAGGCAATAAGACCAACTTCTGTTGATAGAACTCCTGATAGTATAAAAGCTTCCCTTAGCAAAGACCAGTACAAGTTATACAATTTAATTTGGAGAAGATTTGTAGCTAGTCAAATGGAGGATTCAGTATTTGACATATTAAATGTAGAATGTAAAATAGGAGATATCGTATTTAAAGCAACTGGTTCAAAAATGAAATTTGATGGTTATACAAAAGTATATAATTTTTCAGAAAGAGAAGACAAAATTTTACCAAGTATAGAAAAAGGGGATATATTAAATATAGAAAATATATTACCAGACCAACATTTTACACAACCACCAGCAAGATATACAGAGGCTAGTTTAGTAAAAACACTAGAGGAACTAGGTATAGGTAGACCAAGTACGTATGCTCCAACAATAGCTACTATATTGAATAGAGAATATGTTGAAAAGCAAGGAACAAGTCTATGTCCAACAGAACTTGGAATAATAGTTACTGATATTTTGGAAAATAATTTTCATAAATTCATAGATGTGGATTTTACTGCTGATATGGAAAGTAAACTTGATGTTATAGAAGAAGGAAATACAGATTGGAAAAAGATTGTATCTGAATCATATGCACCGCTTAAAGAAGCTATTGAAGAAGCACTTGAAAATATAGAAAAAGTAAATATGGATGAAGAAACTGATGAAATCTGTGAGAACTGTGGTTCTAATATGGTTATAAAATATGGTAGATTTGGAAAGTTTATGGCTTGTAAAAACTATCCTGATTGTAAAACAACTAGACCAATTATGAATAAAATTGGTGTTAAATGTCCAAAATGTGAAGAAGGAGATATTATACTTAGAAAATCTAAAAGAGGTAAAGCTTTTTATGGATGTTCTAATTATCCAAACTGTGACTTTGTAGCTTGGAATAAACCGACAGGAGAGTTTTGTGAGAAGTGTGGTTCATATATGGTTGAAAAAGTGACTAAATCCGAAACAAAAACAGTGTGTTCTAATAAAGAATGTAATAAAGAGTCAAAAGAGCATAATGACGGAAAAGAGTGA
- a CDS encoding YraN family protein: MNNKEKGDFGEEIAVNYLLSKGAKILEKNYRLKIGEVDIIANIGDEVIFVEVKSRSNIKYGYPCESVGFKKRKKIIDVAKYYIIKNNLNNTPIRFDIIEVYLLEKRINHIMNAF; the protein is encoded by the coding sequence ATGAATAATAAAGAAAAAGGTGATTTTGGAGAAGAAATAGCAGTTAATTATCTGCTATCAAAAGGTGCAAAGATACTAGAAAAAAATTATAGATTAAAGATAGGGGAGGTAGATATAATAGCAAATATAGGAGATGAAGTTATATTTGTGGAGGTGAAATCAAGGTCTAACATAAAGTATGGCTACCCTTGCGAATCTGTAGGTTTTAAAAAAAGAAAAAAGATAATTGATGTCGCAAAATACTATATTATAAAAAATAACTTAAATAATACTCCTATAAGATTTGATATTATAGAGGTATATTTATTAGAAAAAAGAATAAATCACATAATGAATGCTTTTTAA
- a CDS encoding GNAT family N-acetyltransferase, which yields MIIKLNSTYHGRVMQYLKKEPEYNLFIIGDIERYGYGNNFLNIWADVDERGEINAILLKYFEFMMFYSDGEYDVEGFYNILCNTNYEEISGKICAVDALAKRLGLNNLKIVDFCKLQTRKFLIDNNCNVKVKRIRLGNLKKTVRLYDLIDEFHSTTLDNLKNGLRTGRGYCVEINKQVVSMAKSTSENRTHAMIIGVGTHPKYRARGLATKCLIKLCSELLRENKIPCLFYDNEEAGKIYKKLGFENIGKWGIYSK from the coding sequence ATGATTATAAAACTTAACTCAACTTATCATGGTAGAGTTATGCAATACTTAAAAAAAGAACCTGAGTACAATTTGTTTATAATAGGGGATATTGAAAGATATGGATATGGAAATAATTTTTTAAATATATGGGCAGATGTAGATGAACGAGGTGAAATAAATGCGATATTACTTAAATATTTTGAATTTATGATGTTTTATTCTGATGGAGAGTATGATGTTGAAGGCTTTTATAATATACTTTGTAATACTAACTATGAAGAAATATCTGGGAAAATATGTGCTGTAGATGCTTTAGCAAAGAGATTAGGGCTTAATAATTTAAAGATAGTTGATTTTTGCAAACTTCAAACTAGAAAGTTTTTAATAGATAATAATTGTAATGTAAAGGTTAAGAGAATTAGGCTTGGAAATCTAAAAAAAACAGTAAGGCTTTATGATTTGATAGATGAGTTTCACAGTACAACTTTAGATAATTTAAAAAATGGATTAAGAACAGGGAGAGGATATTGTGTAGAGATTAATAAGCAAGTAGTGTCAATGGCAAAGAGTACTTCAGAAAATAGGACTCATGCAATGATAATTGGAGTAGGCACACATCCTAAATATAGAGCTAGAGGACTTGCCACAAAGTGCTTGATTAAGCTATGTTCAGAACTGTTAAGAGAGAACAAAATACCTTGCTTATTTTATGATAATGAAGAGGCTGGAAAGATATATAAAAAACTAGGATTTGAAAACATTGGAAAATGGGGAATTTATTCAAAATAA
- a CDS encoding sensor histidine kinase: MNRKKLFIFIRYLSLFILLVNYLNNAENTLYPVITMIILFLIINNQVRFFSLSNENKFILISYFLELILIFILYNYTKTFNSLYFVPLILDTSFLIKEKYKYILFSLVIISSFIIGLDKNVYLALESSSILLIITILSMYLESENLSKLYNQSLYDKLRVSKDELKKANADLEIYASSIEELTILKERNRISREIHDSVGHSLSTTIIQLNAIEKLLKDKPLISDSVHELREFVTESFQDVRRAISELKPVEYENYQNLLKIKELVKSFIKLTNINVRLTISKNTWNLSRNQSIALYRLVQESLSNASRHGKATEIRIFITFNPSNLIITISDNGIGCNNIKKGNGLNSISERIYELNGKVEFDNSNTGFTIRASFPKFSGGDFFE, translated from the coding sequence ATGAACAGAAAAAAATTATTTATTTTTATACGATATTTATCTCTATTTATATTACTTGTAAACTATTTGAATAATGCTGAAAATACATTGTATCCAGTTATAACAATGATTATATTATTTCTAATAATAAATAATCAAGTTAGATTTTTTTCTTTATCAAATGAGAATAAATTTATACTTATTTCTTATTTTTTAGAGCTTATTTTAATTTTTATATTGTATAATTATACAAAAACTTTTAATTCACTATACTTTGTCCCTTTAATTTTGGATACCTCATTTTTAATAAAGGAAAAATATAAATACATATTATTCTCTTTAGTTATAATATCCTCTTTTATCATTGGTTTAGATAAAAATGTATATTTAGCACTAGAATCAAGTTCTATATTACTAATTATAACTATACTTTCTATGTATCTAGAAAGTGAGAATTTATCTAAATTATACAATCAAAGTCTTTATGATAAACTCAGAGTTTCTAAAGACGAATTAAAAAAAGCTAATGCTGATTTAGAGATTTATGCAAGTTCTATAGAAGAATTAACAATTTTGAAAGAAAGAAACCGTATATCGAGGGAAATACATGATAGTGTTGGACATTCTCTTTCTACAACGATAATTCAATTAAATGCTATAGAAAAGCTCTTAAAAGACAAACCTCTCATTTCTGATTCAGTTCATGAACTTAGAGAATTTGTAACTGAAAGTTTTCAAGATGTAAGAAGAGCTATATCTGAACTAAAACCTGTTGAATATGAAAATTATCAAAATTTACTTAAAATCAAAGAACTGGTTAAAAGCTTTATTAAGCTTACAAATATCAACGTTAGATTAACTATATCAAAAAATACTTGGAACCTATCTAGAAATCAATCTATCGCTTTATATAGACTTGTTCAGGAATCGCTTTCTAACGCATCAAGGCATGGAAAAGCAACTGAAATTAGAATTTTTATAACATTTAATCCTTCAAATCTTATAATTACTATCAGTGATAATGGTATAGGATGTAACAATATAAAAAAGGGAAATGGACTTAACAGTATTAGCGAAAGAATATATGAATTAAATGGAAAAGTTGAATTCGATAATTCTAATACTGGATTCACAATTAGAGCATCTTTTCCTAAATTTTCAGGAGGTGATTTTTTTGAATAA
- a CDS encoding response regulator transcription factor, producing the protein MNKIKVLIVDDEKLIRKGLKIILSSYDDLEIVGDASNGYEALEFCKTNDVDIVLMDIRMKVCDGVLGTRLIKEYDSSIALLILTTFNDDEYIKDAMKFGASGYLLKDSSDEVLHEGIRSSFFGNIVLDKSVAKKIMSPEKTIEQEHISDMYNLTEKEISIIRLIANGLNNKEISQELFLSEGTIKNNITNILGKLELRDRTQLVIFAFKNKIVI; encoded by the coding sequence TTGAATAAAATCAAAGTTCTTATAGTAGATGATGAAAAATTGATTAGAAAAGGTCTTAAGATTATTTTATCATCTTATGACGATTTAGAAATTGTAGGAGATGCTTCCAACGGATATGAAGCGTTAGAATTTTGTAAAACAAATGATGTAGACATAGTTCTTATGGATATTCGGATGAAGGTTTGTGATGGAGTTCTAGGAACAAGGCTTATAAAAGAATATGATAGTTCTATAGCATTATTAATTTTGACAACCTTTAATGATGATGAGTACATAAAAGATGCTATGAAGTTTGGTGCTTCAGGATATCTTTTAAAGGATAGTTCAGATGAAGTATTACATGAAGGGATTCGTTCCTCGTTTTTTGGCAATATTGTACTTGATAAAAGTGTAGCTAAAAAAATTATGTCCCCTGAAAAAACTATAGAACAAGAACATATTTCTGATATGTATAATTTAACAGAAAAAGAAATATCCATAATTAGATTAATTGCAAATGGACTTAACAACAAAGAAATCAGCCAAGAATTATTCTTATCTGAAGGTACAATAAAGAATAATATCACTAATATCTTAGGGAAACTAGAGCTTCGTGATAGGACTCAACTAGTTATATTTGCCTTCAAAAATAAAATTGTAATATAA
- the codY gene encoding GTP-sensing pleiotropic transcriptional regulator CodY, whose protein sequence is MASEVLQKTRKINKTLQTSGGSSVSFDLLAGALGDVLSSNVYVVSAKGKVLGLHLNDAQDSSVIEDEYTKQKKFSDEYTQNVLKINETLENLNGEKILEIFPEEHGRLQKYTTVVPILGSGQRLGTLVLSRYSNSFNDDDLVIAEYSATVVGLEILRAIGEELEEEMRKKAVVQMAIGTLSYSELEAVEHIFAELDGKEGLLVASKIADRVGITRSVIVNALRKFESAGVIESRSLGMKGTHIRILNDKLTDELKKLKNNQ, encoded by the coding sequence ATGGCAAGTGAAGTGTTACAAAAAACAAGGAAAATAAATAAAACATTACAAACAAGTGGTGGAAGCAGTGTCTCTTTTGATTTACTGGCCGGAGCATTGGGAGATGTTTTAAGTTCTAATGTTTATGTAGTAAGTGCAAAAGGTAAGGTACTAGGTCTTCATTTAAATGATGCTCAAGACAGTTCAGTTATAGAAGATGAGTATACTAAGCAAAAGAAATTTTCAGATGAATATACTCAAAATGTGTTAAAAATCAATGAAACATTAGAAAATTTAAATGGTGAGAAGATATTAGAAATCTTTCCTGAAGAGCATGGAAGATTACAAAAATATACTACAGTAGTTCCAATATTAGGAAGTGGTCAAAGACTAGGAACATTAGTACTTTCAAGATATTCAAATTCATTTAATGATGATGATTTAGTAATAGCTGAATATAGTGCAACTGTTGTTGGTCTTGAAATATTAAGAGCAATAGGTGAAGAACTAGAAGAAGAAATGAGAAAGAAAGCTGTAGTTCAAATGGCAATAGGCACTCTGTCCTACTCCGAACTTGAAGCAGTCGAACATATTTTTGCTGAATTAGATGGCAAAGAAGGTCTGCTTGTAGCAAGTAAGATAGCTGATAGAGTTGGTATAACTAGGTCAGTAATAGTAAATGCACTTAGAAAATTTGAGAGTGCAGGTGTGATAGAATCAAGATCATTAGGTATGAAAGGTACTCATATAAGAATACTTAATGACAAGCTTACAGATGAATTAAAAAAATTAAAAAACAATCAATAA
- a CDS encoding YifB family Mg chelatase-like AAA ATPase, translating to MLSIINSSNLVGIDSFLIKVEVDISNGIPSFNIVGLPSKEIKEARERVKSAILNSGYKFPSTRIVVNLSPADIKKEGAFLDLSISIGLLRELIKKDENYIRESMFIGELSLDGKIRKVRGILPIIMGAKTQNIKRIFIPIENIKESLFVDEIDIIPIKSLKECVDFLNEEIKVDKVRIMSFLNDKSKKDNEELEKDDNYIDYKYTKINNIEKSKYDEDFKDVKGNYFVKRSAEIAAAGNHNMFMIGPPGSGKTMIAKRVRTILPDISIEEMIEVSKVYSVLGMINETKGIIDKRPFRAPHHTTTKQSLIGGGMDARPGEVALAHRGILFLDEIAEFDRKILETLRQPIEDGYINISRVKYNAKYPCKVLLIAAMNPCPCGYYMSETECRCRSNEIDRYINKISGPLLDRFDIFVEVNSIKYSDFNSSKQEESSQKIKRRVENARKIQINRFKKDNIKNNSEIKAYNLLKYCKLEKEASKTAEIIFNKYNLSSRSYTKLLKMARTIADLEDMELINSQCIIEAFSFRKAYYSYFK from the coding sequence ATGTTAAGTATTATTAATTCAAGCAACTTAGTGGGAATAGACAGCTTTTTGATAAAGGTTGAAGTAGATATAAGCAATGGAATACCTAGTTTTAATATTGTTGGTCTTCCAAGCAAAGAAATTAAAGAAGCAAGAGAGAGAGTAAAGTCAGCAATTCTTAATAGTGGATATAAATTTCCAAGCACTAGAATAGTTGTAAATTTATCGCCAGCAGATATAAAAAAAGAAGGAGCTTTTTTAGACTTATCTATAAGTATAGGTCTTTTAAGAGAGTTAATAAAAAAGGATGAAAATTACATAAGAGAAAGTATGTTTATAGGAGAGTTGTCATTAGATGGAAAAATAAGAAAAGTAAGAGGGATATTGCCTATAATTATGGGTGCAAAAACCCAAAACATAAAACGTATTTTTATACCAATTGAGAATATAAAAGAAAGTCTATTTGTAGATGAAATTGATATAATTCCTATTAAAAGTTTAAAAGAATGTGTAGATTTTTTAAATGAAGAAATAAAAGTCGATAAAGTAAGGATAATGTCTTTTTTGAATGATAAGTCAAAAAAAGATAATGAAGAACTAGAAAAAGATGATAATTATATAGATTATAAATATACTAAGATTAATAATATAGAAAAAAGTAAATATGATGAAGATTTTAAGGATGTAAAAGGAAATTACTTCGTAAAGAGAAGTGCAGAAATTGCAGCAGCTGGAAATCATAATATGTTTATGATTGGACCTCCAGGCTCAGGAAAAACTATGATTGCAAAAAGAGTAAGGACAATTTTACCAGATATAAGTATAGAAGAAATGATAGAAGTAAGTAAAGTTTATAGTGTATTGGGTATGATAAATGAGACTAAAGGAATAATTGATAAGAGACCTTTTAGAGCACCTCATCATACAACTACAAAGCAATCCTTAATTGGAGGAGGAATGGATGCAAGACCTGGAGAAGTTGCTTTAGCACATAGAGGTATCTTGTTTTTAGATGAAATAGCTGAGTTTGATAGAAAAATACTTGAGACTTTAAGACAACCTATAGAAGATGGATATATAAATATATCTAGAGTAAAATACAATGCAAAATATCCTTGTAAAGTATTGTTAATTGCAGCTATGAATCCATGTCCATGTGGTTATTATATGTCAGAGACAGAGTGCAGATGTAGAAGTAATGAAATTGATAGATACATAAATAAAATATCAGGTCCACTGTTAGATAGGTTTGATATTTTTGTAGAAGTTAATTCTATAAAATATTCAGATTTTAATTCTTCAAAACAAGAAGAAAGCTCTCAAAAAATAAAGAGAAGAGTAGAAAATGCTAGAAAAATACAGATAAATAGATTTAAGAAAGATAATATAAAAAATAATAGTGAAATTAAAGCTTACAATTTATTAAAATATTGTAAATTAGAAAAAGAAGCTTCAAAAACGGCTGAGATAATATTTAATAAATACAACCTGAGCAGTAGAAGTTATACAAAACTTTTAAAAATGGCAAGAACAATAGCTGATTTAGAGGATATGGAATTGATAAATTCACAGTGTATTATAGAAGCTTTTTCATTTAGAAAGGCTTATTATAGTTATTTTAAATAA
- a CDS encoding Rrf2 family transcriptional regulator: MKLSTKGRYGLKAMFELALNQDNGPVSLKFIAKKQKISDQYLEQIFSSLRKSGLVKSVRGAQGGYLLSKNAEDITVGDILVVLEGPVALSDCVLDEDVCENSNMCVTKIVWEKMKKGIEDVIDSITLRDMINDYNKNKLENDITNIKK; encoded by the coding sequence ATGAAGTTGTCTACTAAAGGTAGATATGGATTAAAAGCAATGTTTGAATTAGCATTAAATCAGGATAATGGACCGGTATCACTAAAATTTATTGCTAAGAAGCAAAAAATATCAGATCAGTACTTAGAACAAATATTTTCATCTTTAAGAAAATCGGGTCTAGTAAAAAGTGTAAGAGGCGCTCAAGGAGGGTATTTGCTCTCAAAAAATGCTGAAGACATAACAGTAGGAGATATACTTGTAGTATTAGAAGGACCAGTTGCATTATCTGATTGTGTACTAGATGAAGATGTATGTGAAAACTCGAACATGTGTGTAACAAAAATAGTTTGGGAAAAGATGAAAAAGGGTATAGAAGATGTTATAGATTCAATTACTCTTAGAGATATGATAAATGACTATAACAAAAATAAATTAGAAAATGATATAACAAATATTAAAAAATAG